From Coturnix japonica isolate 7356 chromosome 1, Coturnix japonica 2.1, whole genome shotgun sequence, the proteins below share one genomic window:
- the NEU3 gene encoding sialidase-3 translates to MAQAVTWLKWLCGAKECPQTPEAPLNPPRETLFRQEGPQGVTFRIPALLHVPPRTFLAFAEKRSSVRDEDAEFLVLRRGRWNGHKVEWGPMEELTELTLPDHRTMNPCPLYEAASGTVFLFFICVERHVTEWQQIILGRNAARLCCSSSPDHGRTWSPLRDLTDEAISDDQPRWATFAVGPGHGVQLDSGRLAVPAYAYYMHGRLCGIPLPCCTRPHSFIFYSDDGGRSWQKGSLLRGMRTGECQVAEISAKDGGTLLYCSARRPCRCRAVAISADRGQRFGLPVRCPALCEPPRGCQGSVVSFVPTTIGGPVGNTDTESPSGVTQHGPLCSNSTNQHLQCNSGCESPTGDTQHCLLCTTPPAIIGCPTGTTSPENPNRVSQLCSHPTNQQQHPDLGLCINTTPHSEYPVGTTSIESPNGDTQHWLLCSNPTHQLQRCDLGTKSLNGGTQRWLLYSHPTNRHHRRDLGLYVNMAPPDEKGWRHPRVLQEGPCGYSDLAVCPDGVFGCLFECGEVSTCEEIAFCLFTLGAIGGAADGEGSETPCLGEEPVFGVLSPKSNGESSGEDVRDENPAEEKQRCEAFN, encoded by the exons ATGGCTCAGGCTGTCACCTGGCTCAAG TGGCTTTGCGGGGCCAAGGAGTGTCCCCAAACCCCAGAGGCTCCACTCAACCCCCCCCGGGAGACGCTGTTCCGACAGGAGGGACCCCAGGGGGTGACGTTCCGCATCCCGGCGCTGCTCCATGTGCCCCCACGCACCTTCCTGGCCTTTGCTGAGAAACGCTCCTCCGTCCGGGATGAGGATGCAGAGTTCCTGGTGCTGCGCCGGGGGAGGTGGAACGGGCACAAGGTGGAG TGGGGCCCTATGGAGGAGCTGACCGAGCTGACCCTCCCGGACCACCGCACCATGAACCCCTGTCCGCTGTACGAGGCCGCGAGCGGCACCGTATTCCTCTTCTTCATCTGCGTGGAGCGCCACgtcactgaatggcagcagatCATATTGGGACGCAACGCGGCGcggctctgctgctcctccagccccgACCACGGCCGCACCTGGAGCCCTCTGCGGGATCTCACCGACGAGGCCATCAGTGACGACCAGCCCCGCTGGGCCACCTTTGCCGTAGGGCCGGGCCATGGGGTGCAGCTGGATTCAGGTCGCCTGGCCGTGCCGGCATATGCCTACTACATGCACGGACGGCTGTGTGGCATCCCGCTGCCCTGCTGCACCCGCCCGCACTCCTTCATCTTCTACAGCGACGATGGCGGACGGAGCTGGCAGAAGGGTTCTCTGCTGCGGGGTATGCGGACCGGAGAGTGCCAGGTGGCCGAGATCAGTGCCAAGGATGGAGGGACGCTGCTCTACTGCAGTGCCCGCCGGCCGTGCCGCTGCCGGGCTGTAGCCATCAGTGCTGACCGTGGCCAACGCTTTGGCCTCCCGGTGCGGTGCCCTGCGTTGTGTGAACCGCCACGGGGCTGCCAGGGCAGCGTGGTCAGCTTTGTGCCCACCACCATTGGGGGTCCTGTAGGCAACACAGACACCGAGAGCCCCAGTGGGGTCACCCAACATGGGCCGCTCTGTTCCAACTCAACCAACCAGCATTTACAGTGCAATTCAGGCTGTGAGAGTCCCACTGGGGACACCCAGCATTGTCTGCTCTGCACGACTCCCCCTGCCATCATTGGGTGTCCTACAGGCACCACCAGTCCTGAAAACCCCAACAGGGTCAGCCAACTCTGCTCCCACCCAACCAACCAGCAACAACACCCTGATTTAGGGCTCTGTATCAATACCACGCCACACAGTGAGTATCCTGTAGGCACCACCAGCATCGAGAGCCCCAACGGAGACACCCAACattggctgctctgctccaacCCAACCCACCAGCTCCAGCGCTGTGATTTAGGGACCAAGAGCCTCAATGGGGGCACCCAACGTTGGCTGCTCTACTCCCACCCCACCAACCGGCACCACCGCCGCGATTTGGGGCTCTACGTCAACATGGCGCCGCCCGACGAGAAGGGCTGGAGGCACCCAagggtgctgcaggagggaccTTGTGGGTATTCTGACCTGGCCGTGTGCCCCGATGGGGTCTTTGGCTGCTTGTTTGAGTGCGGGGAGGTCAGCACCTGCGAGGAGATCGCATTCTGCCTCTTCACATTGGGCGCCATTGGAGGCGCTGCGGATGGTGAAGGCAGTGAGACGCCGTGCCTTGGGGAAGAACCCGTTTTTGGGGTTTTGTCCCCAAAGAGCAACGGGGAGAGCTCAGGGGAAGACGTGAGGGATGAGAACCCAGCGGAGGAGAAGCAGCGTTGCGAGGCTTTTAATTAA